In Stieleria varia, one genomic interval encodes:
- a CDS encoding DUF4416 family protein, with amino-acid sequence MAEIELVEPVIRICAVISRYAEVRQWAIERITDRWGQLVLISHDFPFTAGGFYDAQMGRDLRKVMVACRQPCQPDGLAEWKLETNAWEREFAEQSQHPGAQYPESRPLNLDPGYVTQAKLVLATTKDRDHRLYLHDGIFAEVTLNYTAKQWVSHRWTYPDYRTDEMKAFAQQCRDHLREHIQATGQFRARV; translated from the coding sequence GTGGCGGAAATCGAGTTGGTCGAACCGGTGATACGGATTTGTGCAGTCATCTCTCGCTATGCCGAAGTGCGTCAGTGGGCGATCGAGCGGATCACCGACCGATGGGGTCAGCTGGTGCTCATCAGCCATGACTTTCCATTCACCGCCGGCGGATTTTACGATGCCCAGATGGGCCGTGATCTTCGCAAAGTCATGGTGGCCTGTCGACAGCCGTGCCAGCCCGATGGATTGGCCGAATGGAAACTGGAAACCAATGCCTGGGAACGCGAGTTCGCTGAGCAATCACAACATCCTGGGGCACAATACCCTGAGTCGCGGCCTTTGAACCTGGATCCAGGTTATGTGACCCAAGCCAAGTTGGTTTTGGCGACCACCAAAGATCGAGATCACCGACTGTACTTGCACGACGGCATCTTTGCCGAAGTCACTTTGAACTACACTGCCAAACAGTGGGTGTCCCACCGCTGGACGTATCCCGACTACAGGACCGACGAGATGAAAGCGTTCGCGCAGCAGTGCCGCGACCACTTGCGGGAACACATCCAGGCGACCGGCCAATTTCGCGCCCGCGTTTGA
- a CDS encoding peroxiredoxin-like family protein, with protein MNKPHQNNSRPSPRWMSVVLVLAAIYNIVWGIWVILRPNDMFDFANIPRPMYPAIWQCVGMIVGVYGVGYACAARDPLRHWPVTLVGFLGKLFGPVGILYGWLTLTPDSPGYLPLRFSLTSLTNDVIWWLPFAAILYAAFKHHNAPSATSASSTSVMSVQTANEQFKSQLGNTIAQLSRQQNVLVLFLRHSGCTFCREALSDLRQQRAQIESGGTKIVIVHMSDNETSQAYFAHYGAEDLDRISDPDCELYRAYELGRGKFSQLLGPSVWWRGFKAAILNRHGVGKLEGDGFQMPGTFLVRDNQIQKAYRHATAASRPDYCELAAG; from the coding sequence ATGAATAAACCGCATCAAAACAACTCCAGACCGTCTCCCCGCTGGATGAGCGTCGTGCTGGTCCTCGCGGCGATATACAACATCGTGTGGGGCATTTGGGTGATCCTGCGTCCCAACGACATGTTCGATTTTGCAAACATTCCTCGCCCCATGTACCCGGCAATTTGGCAATGCGTGGGGATGATCGTTGGTGTTTATGGAGTCGGCTACGCGTGCGCGGCGCGGGACCCGTTGCGGCACTGGCCGGTGACGCTCGTTGGTTTTTTGGGCAAGTTGTTTGGTCCCGTCGGGATCCTGTATGGCTGGCTGACGCTCACACCGGATTCGCCTGGATATTTGCCGCTACGGTTTTCGCTCACGTCACTGACGAACGACGTGATCTGGTGGTTACCCTTCGCTGCTATCCTGTACGCTGCCTTCAAGCATCACAATGCACCGAGTGCAACGAGCGCGAGTTCAACCAGCGTCATGTCCGTCCAAACAGCCAATGAGCAATTCAAGAGTCAACTGGGCAATACGATCGCTCAACTTTCGCGGCAACAAAACGTCTTGGTGTTATTTCTGCGGCACAGCGGCTGTACGTTCTGTCGCGAAGCCCTGTCGGACTTGAGGCAACAGCGTGCGCAGATCGAATCGGGTGGCACCAAGATCGTCATCGTTCACATGAGCGACAACGAAACTTCGCAAGCGTACTTCGCCCACTACGGAGCCGAAGACTTGGATCGAATCAGCGATCCGGATTGCGAGCTTTACCGTGCTTACGAATTGGGGCGAGGCAAGTTCAGTCAGTTGCTCGGCCCGAGTGTTTGGTGGCGTGGATTCAAAGCCGCGATCTTGAACCGTCACGGCGTGGGCAAGCTTGAGGGGGACGGATTTCAAATGCCCGGCACGTTCTTGGTCCGCGACAACCAGATTCAAAAGGCCTACCGTCACGCCACCGCCGCGAGCCGCCCCGACTACTGCGAGCTAGCTGCGGGTTGA
- a CDS encoding J domain-containing protein translates to MINTSTDPYVVLGLSHDATDSELRSRYLELVKLYPPEKDADQFRKIQAAYAAAKDPLAWADALLLPPDDDSIPSWSDVIDDHQNRPPALTPSLLLSLGNRSHKDGKKSASDKPVSASDDQDGVSTIRVDPAHD, encoded by the coding sequence ATGATCAATACCTCCACTGACCCCTATGTCGTTCTGGGGTTGTCACATGACGCTACTGATTCCGAGTTGCGATCCCGATACTTGGAATTGGTAAAGTTGTATCCGCCAGAAAAGGATGCGGATCAATTCCGAAAGATTCAGGCGGCCTATGCTGCGGCGAAAGATCCGCTTGCTTGGGCCGATGCATTGCTGCTCCCACCTGACGATGACTCGATACCGTCATGGTCTGATGTCATCGACGATCATCAAAATAGGCCACCCGCGTTGACCCCGAGTTTGTTACTCAGCCTGGGGAACCGATCGCACAAAGACGGCAAGAAATCGGCTTCGGACAAACCAGTATCGGCGAGTGACGACCAAGATGGCGTGTCAACGATCCGGGTGGATCCTGCCCATGATTGA
- a CDS encoding nucleotide exchange factor GrpE, whose product MIEDERASETRPDLDQDSEHSPQFGLLDVIESFTAMRHECRGQIKTGRELVEQVQQASSNIQAMQSKLESLIVAHSKDATGKLVAAIADLDHQLTRAIDAAIAEGIAHRQRASEQQRATEEKIALLSPLGRWFAKPLVDRLRSDDEQKSSAERSDSVVEGLNLILSRLRQTMTEYQIERLDTVGTAFDGRTMNSIGTVPSDEVPVGHVAIQVSPCYLWHGNVLRFANVRVSG is encoded by the coding sequence ATGATTGAAGACGAGAGAGCATCCGAAACCCGCCCCGACTTGGACCAAGATTCCGAACACTCGCCACAGTTTGGACTGTTGGATGTGATCGAATCGTTTACCGCGATGCGGCATGAATGCCGAGGTCAGATCAAGACAGGTCGAGAACTGGTTGAGCAGGTTCAGCAGGCGTCCAGCAACATCCAAGCGATGCAGTCCAAGCTGGAAAGTTTGATTGTCGCCCATTCCAAGGACGCCACTGGCAAGCTCGTGGCTGCCATCGCGGACCTGGATCACCAACTCACGCGTGCCATCGATGCCGCAATCGCGGAAGGCATCGCCCATCGACAACGTGCCAGCGAACAACAACGCGCGACCGAAGAAAAAATCGCATTGCTGAGCCCGCTGGGGCGATGGTTTGCCAAACCGCTGGTCGATCGTCTGCGATCAGACGATGAACAGAAAAGCTCCGCGGAGCGATCCGATTCTGTCGTGGAAGGCCTGAATTTGATCTTGTCGCGACTGCGGCAAACCATGACCGAGTACCAGATCGAGCGACTCGACACGGTCGGCACCGCATTTGACGGCAGGACGATGAACTCCATCGGCACCGTTCCGTCAGACGAGGTCCCCGTCGGTCACGTCGCCATCCAAGTATCACCTTGCTACCTTTGGCACGGAAATGTTCTGCGTTTTGCCAATGTTCGCGTTTCGGGCTGA
- a CDS encoding Hsp70 family protein: MSTSTDPIVGIDLGTTNSVIAALIDGRPTVLAVDGQSTMPSVVGLNSDDQLITGTVARNQLAAFPQKTVASIKRRMGKMDPVTLGDQSFTPPEISAMILRRLRDEASRALGCSVNRAVITVPAYFDENQRQATREAAELAGLKVERIINEPTAATLVYHNDSTQRKHVVVYDFGGGTFDVSVVRMEDGVIEVLSSQGDTQLGGDDIDLAILEFVADEFQDEHDIDLRSDDTSRYRLLQACEKAKIALSTLETAMITEEFIAEKDGVPLNLNTSISRSIFDELCEPFVQRTVTCVDRALKDSGLGIHQIDDLVLVGGSTRIVLVQDYLRRDFRREPSRSVDPDLAVALGAAVQAAMIDGQSVGTVLVDVSSHTLGIRALGDMTLSGPEVIFSPIIHRNTPLPARYEQAFSTVHDEQKQVAIKVLQGEHRDPDRNQLIGEFSIELDKADGNYSKIVVRFDLTLDGTLKVTATQPASGIRQELSVDNALSQFVATDRERVSTRLEEMFESSDEMLTLGETPDGMSILRADGEHPSGQSPKQTAIEKARERFPAAYALLQKADHLKSSVTGEDAADLESLRSNLCDAIESEDEAAILSLSAELDDVLFYVQ; the protein is encoded by the coding sequence ATGAGTACATCCACGGATCCCATCGTCGGCATTGACCTCGGTACCACCAACAGCGTCATCGCAGCTTTGATCGATGGTCGCCCCACCGTGTTGGCGGTGGACGGGCAGTCCACCATGCCTTCCGTCGTCGGGCTCAATAGCGACGATCAATTGATCACGGGAACGGTGGCAAGAAATCAATTGGCGGCATTTCCTCAGAAAACCGTTGCGTCGATCAAGCGACGGATGGGCAAGATGGACCCGGTCACCCTTGGTGATCAGTCTTTCACACCACCAGAAATCAGCGCCATGATCTTGCGGCGTCTGCGCGACGAAGCATCACGGGCACTGGGTTGTAGCGTCAACCGAGCCGTCATCACCGTACCGGCTTACTTTGACGAAAACCAACGCCAGGCGACACGCGAGGCGGCGGAACTGGCGGGGCTAAAGGTCGAACGCATCATCAACGAACCGACCGCGGCCACTTTGGTCTATCACAACGACTCGACGCAGCGAAAGCATGTTGTCGTTTATGACTTCGGCGGCGGTACCTTTGACGTTTCGGTCGTCCGAATGGAAGACGGCGTGATCGAAGTTCTCTCCAGCCAGGGCGACACCCAGCTCGGTGGTGACGACATCGACTTGGCGATCCTAGAATTCGTCGCAGACGAGTTTCAAGACGAACATGACATCGATTTGCGATCCGATGACACCTCGCGTTATCGATTGTTGCAGGCTTGCGAGAAAGCAAAGATTGCGCTTTCGACCCTCGAGACGGCCATGATCACAGAAGAGTTCATCGCCGAAAAAGATGGCGTGCCATTGAACCTCAACACCTCGATCTCACGTTCCATCTTTGATGAATTGTGCGAACCGTTCGTCCAGCGCACCGTCACGTGTGTCGATCGCGCGCTCAAAGACTCTGGATTGGGGATTCATCAGATCGACGACTTGGTGCTGGTGGGCGGATCGACTCGTATCGTGTTGGTTCAAGATTACTTGCGGCGAGATTTCCGGCGTGAGCCAAGCCGATCGGTGGACCCCGATCTCGCAGTCGCATTGGGCGCGGCAGTACAGGCCGCGATGATCGACGGGCAATCCGTTGGCACGGTATTGGTCGACGTTTCCAGCCACACGCTGGGAATCAGGGCGTTGGGCGACATGACGCTCTCTGGTCCTGAGGTCATATTCTCTCCCATCATTCATCGCAACACTCCCTTGCCCGCGAGATACGAACAAGCCTTCTCGACGGTTCACGATGAACAGAAGCAAGTAGCGATCAAGGTGCTGCAGGGAGAGCATCGAGATCCCGACCGCAACCAATTGATCGGTGAGTTTTCAATCGAATTGGATAAGGCTGATGGGAACTACAGCAAGATCGTCGTTCGATTCGACTTGACGCTCGATGGGACGCTGAAAGTCACCGCAACGCAACCGGCGTCCGGAATCCGCCAGGAGCTGTCCGTCGACAACGCACTGAGCCAGTTCGTCGCCACGGATCGAGAACGTGTCTCCACTCGCCTCGAGGAAATGTTCGAAAGCTCCGATGAAATGCTCACGCTGGGCGAAACGCCGGATGGGATGAGCATTCTGCGTGCTGATGGAGAGCATCCCTCCGGTCAGTCGCCGAAACAAACCGCTATCGAAAAAGCAAGAGAGCGATTTCCCGCAGCGTACGCGTTGTTGCAGAAAGCCGATCATCTGAAATCGAGCGTGACGGGCGAAGACGCCGCGGACCTGGAATCGCTAAGATCAAACCTTTGCGACGCGATCGAGTCCGAGGATGAAGCAGCGATCCTCAGTCTGTCGGCTGAGTTGGACGACGTGCTGTTCTATGTTCAATAA